One uncultured Pseudodesulfovibrio sp. genomic window carries:
- a CDS encoding tetratricopeptide repeat protein encodes MSADLIKSRKKLNSVATLLKKGKYMPAVQAVHDGLILFLKNQVMKNERDEFEEILEKVTYVLNSDKELRKIYPLVISYEPGKERPLLDAMRELLQELQKALNEEVQGDLEALEAQKQAELEKGQALLDGQDWDKANEVFDQLVRTFSGDPELKADIADRYLNAGRYKEAYSMLDEALKDDPNAIHLYNRIGMVLRKMQDFETAEKYYLKALTLASDDEYLHYNMGRLYYDWRKWGKMASSANKAVEINPGFAEAVKMLKFAQKKMG; translated from the coding sequence ATGTCCGCAGATCTGATCAAGTCACGCAAGAAGCTGAATTCCGTCGCCACGCTCTTGAAAAAGGGCAAATACATGCCGGCGGTACAGGCTGTTCACGATGGCCTCATTCTCTTCCTCAAGAATCAGGTCATGAAAAATGAACGGGACGAGTTCGAGGAAATCCTCGAAAAGGTTACCTATGTGCTCAACTCCGACAAAGAGTTGCGCAAGATCTATCCTCTGGTCATCAGCTATGAGCCCGGAAAGGAACGTCCCCTGCTCGACGCCATGCGCGAACTGCTCCAGGAGCTGCAAAAGGCCCTCAACGAAGAGGTCCAGGGCGACCTGGAAGCGCTCGAGGCCCAGAAGCAAGCCGAACTCGAGAAGGGCCAGGCCCTCCTCGACGGCCAGGATTGGGACAAGGCCAACGAGGTCTTCGATCAACTGGTGCGGACCTTCAGCGGCGACCCGGAGCTCAAGGCCGACATCGCCGACCGCTACCTCAATGCGGGCCGGTACAAGGAAGCCTACTCCATGCTGGACGAGGCGCTCAAGGACGACCCCAACGCCATCCATCTGTACAACCGCATCGGCATGGTCCTGCGCAAGATGCAGGACTTCGAGACCGCCGAAAAGTACTACCTCAAGGCCCTGACCCTGGCCTCGGATGACGAATACCTGCACTACAACATGGGCCGCCTCTACTACGACTGGCGCAAATGGGGCAAAATGGCCAGCTCCGCCAACAAGGCCGTGGAAATCAACCCCGGCTTCGCCGAAGCCGTCAAAATGCTCAAATTCGCCCAGAAAAAAATGGGCTAG
- the carA gene encoding glutamine-hydrolyzing carbamoyl-phosphate synthase small subunit: MKAILALEDGTIFKGTSFTGQGEASGEVIFNTGMTGYQEILTDPSYTGQMVTMTYPLIGNYGINPEDVESHKVQAAGFIVKECCKRPSNWRSTISLPDYLTEAGVMGIEGIDTRALTRHLRINGAQRGFMATGDVDPAELVEKARSIENMEGLNLADRVSCEKPYTWDGKKPVYIDDIKDFAWKGKGPKLVIYDFGIKWNILRLMEAQGFDMIVVPSHYTAAQARELGPDAVFLSNGPGDPAAVTTAVEAAKDLCEDMPVAGICLGHQILGLAMGGTTYKLKFGHHGCNHPVMDLQTEKIEISSQNHGFCVDVEGLDFLEKTHVNLNDNTLEGFRHKEKPILAIQYHPEAGPGPHDSRYFFPRFRDMVKESTGI; this comes from the coding sequence ATGAAAGCGATTCTTGCCCTCGAAGACGGCACGATTTTCAAGGGGACGAGTTTCACCGGCCAGGGCGAGGCCTCCGGTGAGGTCATCTTCAATACCGGCATGACCGGTTATCAGGAGATTCTGACCGACCCGTCCTACACCGGGCAGATGGTCACCATGACCTACCCGCTCATCGGCAACTACGGGATCAATCCCGAGGACGTGGAGTCGCACAAGGTCCAGGCGGCCGGCTTCATTGTCAAGGAATGCTGCAAGAGACCGAGCAACTGGCGCTCGACCATTTCCCTGCCCGACTACCTGACCGAGGCCGGTGTAATGGGTATCGAAGGAATCGATACCCGCGCCCTGACCCGCCACCTGCGCATCAACGGCGCCCAGCGCGGATTCATGGCTACCGGCGACGTCGACCCGGCCGAGCTGGTCGAAAAGGCGCGCTCCATCGAGAACATGGAAGGCCTCAACCTGGCCGACCGCGTGTCCTGCGAAAAGCCCTACACCTGGGACGGCAAAAAGCCCGTGTACATCGACGACATCAAGGACTTCGCCTGGAAAGGCAAAGGCCCCAAGCTCGTGATCTACGACTTCGGCATCAAGTGGAACATCCTGCGCCTCATGGAGGCCCAGGGCTTCGACATGATCGTGGTCCCCTCCCACTACACCGCCGCCCAGGCGCGCGAACTCGGTCCCGACGCCGTGTTCCTGTCCAACGGCCCCGGTGACCCGGCTGCCGTGACCACCGCGGTGGAAGCGGCCAAGGACCTGTGCGAGGACATGCCTGTTGCCGGTATCTGCCTGGGCCACCAGATCCTCGGTCTGGCCATGGGCGGAACCACCTACAAGCTCAAGTTCGGCCACCACGGCTGCAACCATCCGGTCATGGACCTGCAGACCGAGAAGATCGAAATCTCCTCTCAGAACCACGGCTTCTGCGTGGACGTCGAAGGCCTCGATTTCCTCGAAAAGACCCACGTGAACCTGAACGACAATACCCTTGAGGGCTTCCGCCACAAGGAAAAGCCCATCCTGGCCATCCAGTATCACCCGGAAGCAGGTCCCGGCCCTCACGACAGCCGCTATTTCTTTCCGAGATTTCGTGATATGGTCAAGGAAAGTACCGGGATATAG